Part of the Henckelia pumila isolate YLH828 chromosome 2, ASM3356847v2, whole genome shotgun sequence genome is shown below.
ATCCAAACACAACTTTATTGGATTCCAACCGTTGTGAATATATTCATAAGTTCTAAGGaaccaatatttattttatatatatctatttAGAAAATGTATTTAATTGAACAATACAATTGTTTTATTCATCCACGTTTTGGAATAAAGATGGAAAAACTACATTTTTGGTCTTATATATTTATgtctttgcaattttagtctttttgtatcgtcaaatttcagtttcagtcatatatctttgaattttttttatttttttttgcaattttaatatttttttcattaagAGTTCTGATGTGACAGTGCTCACGTCATCATCATGTTTGTGTCATATGAGCCCCACATGCTGCCACAATAATGACACGCCAAATAATgactaaaattaccaaaaaaaaaaaaaacaaaaaaatataaaataattaaagataAATGCTTAACGCTGACATTTGATAACAtagcatatatatataccacAACCGCAAATAGataaagagagagagagacaaAAATCCAGTTTgccctaaaattaaatactttgcACCTTTCTGTCTCATGCCTTAAATGACTTTTGCATGTCATTGTTATTCTTCTTGGTGGGGATCGACAAAAACATGACTAGAAATTCATCGAGATTTAAAATCCAAttaagaatttaaaaaaaaaaaaaaaaagaaagccaTGAAATCGTTTGGACTtacttatattatataataattaatcatTCATTCCCAAAGGGGTTAAAGTCCCAAGCATTAACACCGGAAGCAATATTATTCTCAGCCAACGTCGAATCCTCGTAAAATAACGGCATGGATTGCGGCAACATTTCTTGATCATTTCCATTGTGATCTTTGAAAAGTAAACTTGAAGTTTGGGTTTGCATGAATATATTCTGCACCTGAGCCTTGGCTAGCTCAGCTTGTAGCTCAGTGATTTGGTGTTGAAGCTGATAAATCGCGCCGGTGCAGCCGTAAACCGGATCCCTTAGCCTTGCATTAGCTTCATACACCATGCTGTTTACTGCATCTTCTCTGCAATCATCGGGAAGTCCCTGCAAAAAACAAagcttaaaattaattatatatatattatgattaaTAATATATTGTAAGTCAAATATAATATGCATGAAAATGACATGGAGGGGGTTTCCAGATTATATTGAAAAGTCTAATAATTTGCCTAACATCATAATCAGCGCATTTAATGTTGGAGGAGTACCGTTCTTTAATTTCTTTCTGGTGATGCTATATGTACACGGGAGGTTACACGTTAGGTTACAcattgcacttgaaattacataaatatccttaatttattttggaaataattttttaaataaaatagaagaaTAATTTTGTTATTTCATGTGCATTGTGTAACCCAATGTGTAACTCAATGTACGTGTACACGTAACATTTCTCATTTCTTTATCATCAAATAATAATGATGATATATAatctattaatttatatatatatagttatacacacacatgcagCAGGCATATATAGGgagaatatatatatgtactgcaaatatatatatatataaacatttcATGTTGAAGCAAATCATGATCGATCAGTACTACCTTCAACATCTTGATTATGTTGCTGGCACCGAAAACGCGATGCGCGATGGCGAATTTGAGTGGTTCCGTGGGTGGAAAATAAGGCGCCAGGATACATTTGTTGTCACGGCATCTGCGGCGGAGGATCTTGCAGGCCGCGCACGGGCTTAGATTCACCACCGCCGGAGGAGGAGACACGGCGGAGGGGGAACCTTCCGCCGCCATCTTGATGGAAGGGGCgcgcttatatatatatatatatatatatatatatatatatatatatatatatatatatatagatagatatatgTAGAGCAGGCTAGCTATATATATAGCTAATTTATTAACGCGTTTGATAAAAGGTATTTATAGAGCGATTTTGTGAAAGCCATATGGAATTAGAAACTTGTAgatttttaaattgttttaaatattaattatcaaTATTTACGCCAGTataattgaaaataatattttttttattaaaataaatatttgtttgatttaattttgaatCATGGTTTTAATTTACTTGGCTactaaaattaaacaaaattaaAGGTACTACTGTACTAACATGCATAATTAATCCCAACAttatctaaataaataaataaaccactATGAACATAGATATaaataatatgttgttttgtatgtttttaattttgtgagattattgtgtttattactATAGAATCTCTTAATTGTCCTTTTGAATTTCTACTTATCTTTCACTAATGCCATGGGTTGGAAGAGATTTTTCATCAAGACTCATATAATGTCATACCGGACCATGAGATGATATTGggttaaaaaaatgaaagaaatatATGAGATGAGAAAAAATTTGTGGACCATCccacttgaaag
Proteins encoded:
- the LOC140878020 gene encoding LOB domain-containing protein 1-like, with product MAAEGSPSAVSPPPAVVNLSPCAACKILRRRCRDNKCILAPYFPPTEPLKFAIAHRVFGASNIIKMLKGLPDDCREDAVNSMVYEANARLRDPVYGCTGAIYQLQHQITELQAELAKAQVQNIFMQTQTSSLLFKDHNGNDQEMLPQSMPLFYEDSTLAENNIASGVNAWDFNPFGNE